In Spirosoma pollinicola, the genomic window TCCTCCATTCAGGAGATGAAGAGATTGTAAATCAGAGTTGGCAGCTACAGGTCGGCAATCTCAAAGCTCATAAAATTGTGCCTGTATTTACCTCTGTCATATCCTTCCACGATGACCATTTCTTGTTGTGGGAGTTTACCGACAGGCAAACAAGTCTATACTTTACGGACAAAGCAGAAAATCCAGACAAGTTGCTAGCTGATATTTTTAGATTTCACTGTCAGTATTTTGATACGTATATCGAAATTGACAGATACGTTAACAATTGCATGGACTTTAGTTCGCTGTGTCACTCTGATTTAGGCCTTTTTGCAACAGGCCCAAAACAGATTTTGACTGGCTATTATACATGCTTGACAAACCACAACATGAATCCTTATTTCCAATCCGACTATGAACCCGCTTATACCGATTCTACGAAGCCATTGGGCGTTCTCATATTAGGTGAATCATACTTCATTGGTCAGGACTTTATATTGAAGCAAACTTCCAAATTGTAGGCTCTCGCTCCGCGTGGGTAGCATCCCGGTGACAGGCCGCTCGCCCCCAAAGGGAACTTTTCAGCCCAACCAAATGAGTGTGTAAAGGTTCAGGTACGTTTGTTCAGTTAAATAACCTGCTCATCATCAACACTCATGGTTGTTGGGTGCAGTCCCAAAAAATGCTTCAAAGTCAGCGTCCGTGCGACAGGTTGAACGCTCCGGTCGGGTAAGTTTGGGCTTCCATTTTCAGCTGACAGGGTAAACGATGAAATTAGGTAGCTTTGGAACTCTACTAGCCAGCTCTCTGCCGACAGCAGAAACGCCATCGTTAGGCAGGGCTGATAAATCTGCAGAAAATGAAAATTTGTGTTTATTGCGCTTCAAGTGCAAAGGTTGATCGTATGTATTTTGACGCAACAGAAAAATTAGCCCTCGAATTTGTAAAGGCCAAAATAGATGTTATCTATGGGGGCGGGGCGATTGGGTTGATGGGAAAGCTGGCGGATACAATTATTGAGAACGGGGGTAAAATAAAAGGTATTATGCCCAAGTTTATGAATGAAGTTGAGTGGGCGCATAAGAAGGTCGTCGATTTCGAGTTCACCGATAGCATGCATGAACGGAAAGCAAAATTTTTAGAAGATATTGACGGACTGGTAACGTTGCCAGGCGGCAGTGGGACTCTGGAAGAACTCTTGGAAGCCATCACGCTTAAGCGGCTTGGGCAGTTTACAAAACCAATTATCATTCTGAACACGAATGGATTTTATGACCCATTACGGACGATGCTTGAGAAATGTGTTAGTGAACAGTTCATGCATGAGAAGCACTTGGAAATGTGGTCGTTTGTTGATAATCCTGAAGAGGTGATCGATAGTATTATCAATGCACCCACTTGGGAACAAAGTGCTATAAATTTTGCCACGAACAAGTAAGTTTTTCTCGCTTTATAGTCTCCCGTCGACAGGAAGCATGTCCTGAAGGCAGGCTTTCAGTCCAGTTCAATGAGTGTGTAAAGGGTCAGGTACGTTTGTTTGCTCAACTTATGCGGCTACCATCAGCACTCATGGTCGTTGAGTGCGAGTCCTCATACTGCTTCCAGTCCCAGCCTCTAAATGACAACCCCAACGCCATAAGCACAGTCAGACTCTTCAGACAGTACCTGTGCGACAGGCATGAAGTTACCTACTCCCCTATAATGCCTTCCAGTGCCAACCATCCTTCAGCTTTCGCTATACAGCCATTTCGCTACCAGCTTTACATAGCGGGGCATGATAACAAAAGTCATGAGTGCGACGATGATGTTACTTGTGATGAACGGTTTTACGAAAGGGAACTGTAATACCGGTAAAGCCGAAGCAATAGGGGAGAGGAACCACGATACGAGGACCGATAACGGAAAAATGGCCGATAAGGTGATCAGAAACTGCTTGTAAGGTGGGGCGGCTTTTCTGTTTTGTGATGGAGTAAACCAGTATTCGAGTCCTGTTTTTATGTCGATCGTTTCGGCTGTGTTCAGGAACGGGCGCACCTTCTCTACCATCTGCCGACGTGTGTCGGATTCCAGCCAGGTACGCAGACTCGCTTCCGATGCGAAATGAAGGACGATGGTATACGCTTCGCTCGCTGCGTGCGGCCTGATGATATTTACGCCCCGATGTCCCTCTGCCTGCTGCGCCAGGGGCACAATTTCTTTTAGCCAGTTTTCGTATGCGGGAATCTGGTTTTTATAAGGACGCTGAACAATAATTGTCGTAACGGCACTGTCAATGTCGATGGGGGTAGGCGCTGACATACTAAACGTTCGTTTTTAGGAAGCTATTCAGCTTACGGTTCAGCTTAAATAAATATACTTTTAATCGTACATCCCAAATATATAAACGGAGTCGATTTCGTCAATAGACAAGAGGTAGATTTCGATGGGTAACAGGCTTTACGTATAGCCTGATCAGGTAGTCGTTATCTTCTGTTTTGTTTTAACCACCTTCATGAAATTCAACCGTTTATTTCTCCTACTTCCCCTCTTGCCAGTCCTTTTTAATTGTACCAATACTCCTGCAACACCGCCCCTGGTTGGCACATGGGAACTGGTTTCGGCAACGACGACGGAAAAAGATTCATCCTTTTCGACCTTTGACCCGACGCATAAGATGATCAAAATCATCAATGCCACCCACTTTTCGTTCCTGAATCACGCTATCAACGGTGACTCATCGGCAACCCGATTTAGTGGGGGCGGGGGCAAATATACCTTGGCGGACAG contains:
- a CDS encoding antibiotic biosynthesis monooxygenase; amino-acid sequence: MSAPTPIDIDSAVTTIIVQRPYKNQIPAYENWLKEIVPLAQQAEGHRGVNIIRPHAASEAYTIVLHFASEASLRTWLESDTRRQMVEKVRPFLNTAETIDIKTGLEYWFTPSQNRKAAPPYKQFLITLSAIFPLSVLVSWFLSPIASALPVLQFPFVKPFITSNIIVALMTFVIMPRYVKLVAKWLYSES
- a CDS encoding LOG family protein, giving the protein MKICVYCASSAKVDRMYFDATEKLALEFVKAKIDVIYGGGAIGLMGKLADTIIENGGKIKGIMPKFMNEVEWAHKKVVDFEFTDSMHERKAKFLEDIDGLVTLPGGSGTLEELLEAITLKRLGQFTKPIIILNTNGFYDPLRTMLEKCVSEQFMHEKHLEMWSFVDNPEEVIDSIINAPTWEQSAINFATNK